The following proteins are encoded in a genomic region of Actinomadura sp. NAK00032:
- a CDS encoding rhomboid-like protein → MGAFVRRYPMPLTFLGLFAAVWTVQALVLPPDARHAMIAWASTNLANLAVNPVGTLVASAFVAEGAQGPLMVAAAIGLFPLTRRFGNLRAVVLVAASHVLGTLVSQGIVLVRLEAGLLSDSIRTIPDVGPSYVLCAALVAAFLYGRGRVRRLLALAGWAALTPALLDGLLGLEVAAVGHVVAMLAGALIGWLLLLLERRRAGVPAPADPVPRAGPVAEV, encoded by the coding sequence ATGGGCGCGTTCGTGCGGCGGTACCCGATGCCGCTGACGTTCCTCGGGCTGTTCGCGGCGGTGTGGACGGTGCAGGCCCTCGTCCTGCCGCCGGACGCCCGGCACGCGATGATCGCCTGGGCCAGCACCAACCTGGCGAACCTCGCGGTCAACCCCGTCGGGACGCTGGTCGCGTCGGCGTTCGTCGCCGAGGGGGCGCAGGGCCCGCTGATGGTCGCGGCGGCGATCGGGCTGTTCCCGCTGACCCGGCGGTTCGGGAACCTGCGGGCCGTGGTGCTCGTCGCCGCCTCGCACGTCCTCGGCACGCTCGTCAGCCAGGGCATCGTGCTGGTGCGGCTGGAGGCGGGCCTGCTGTCGGACTCCATCCGCACGATCCCGGACGTCGGCCCGTCCTATGTGCTGTGCGCGGCGCTCGTCGCGGCGTTCCTGTACGGGCGCGGGCGGGTGCGGCGGCTGCTGGCGCTCGCCGGCTGGGCCGCGCTCACGCCCGCGCTGCTGGACGGCCTGCTCGGCCTGGAGGTCGCCGCCGTCGGCCACGTGGTGGCGATGCTGGCGGGCGCGCTGATCGGCTGGCTGCTCCTGCTGCTGGAACGCCGCCGGGCCGGGGTGCCCGCGCCCGCGGACCCGGTGCCGCGGGCCGGGCCCGTGGCCGAGGTCTGA